The Allorhodopirellula heiligendammensis genome includes a window with the following:
- a CDS encoding A/G-specific adenine glycosylase, protein MRKLLVDWFSGAARDLPWRRVPSPYRVWVSEIMCQQTQIATVLPYFERFLARYPDATALAKADENELMRMWEGLGYYRRARSMHAAAKQIVADHDGEFPLNYDHAIKLPGIGRYTVGAILSISANQPVPILEGNTLRVFSRLIGLRAAVDEKPSQDVLWKFAEGLLPRKSVPDRTRGPAAINQAAMELGALICTPREPKCLICPLAKCCVAHARGWQAEIPAKTNKIAYEPRSEFAALVSDPSGRWLVRQIPAGSRFAGMWDFPKAGPPEAHTLDEFAQWLATQAGGRWTIGEQMTSMKHAVTRYRITLHVHHATRRGSRPPAPWSFHSADELKHLPMSTTGRRLLDRLTKQNLITPSN, encoded by the coding sequence ATGCGCAAGCTCTTGGTCGATTGGTTCTCGGGAGCAGCCCGCGATCTGCCATGGCGACGCGTGCCGAGCCCCTACCGCGTGTGGGTCAGCGAAATCATGTGCCAGCAAACCCAAATCGCAACCGTTCTTCCGTACTTTGAACGCTTCCTAGCGAGGTACCCCGACGCCACTGCGCTCGCCAAGGCCGATGAAAATGAATTAATGCGAATGTGGGAAGGACTGGGGTACTACCGCCGCGCCCGTAGTATGCACGCAGCTGCCAAACAAATCGTCGCCGATCACGATGGTGAGTTTCCGCTGAATTACGACCATGCGATCAAACTACCGGGGATCGGTCGCTATACCGTCGGTGCGATTCTCTCGATTTCAGCCAATCAACCGGTGCCCATACTCGAAGGCAACACGCTGCGAGTATTCAGCCGCTTGATTGGATTGCGCGCCGCAGTCGATGAAAAGCCGTCGCAGGACGTCTTGTGGAAGTTCGCCGAGGGGCTGCTACCTCGCAAATCGGTCCCCGATCGCACCCGAGGTCCCGCGGCGATCAACCAAGCCGCCATGGAGCTCGGGGCGCTGATCTGCACGCCCCGCGAACCTAAATGTTTGATCTGCCCGCTCGCCAAGTGTTGTGTGGCCCACGCGCGAGGGTGGCAAGCCGAGATTCCCGCGAAGACAAACAAGATTGCCTACGAACCACGGAGTGAGTTTGCCGCTTTGGTCAGCGATCCCTCCGGACGTTGGCTGGTTCGACAAATCCCAGCTGGATCCAGATTCGCCGGCATGTGGGACTTCCCCAAAGCCGGTCCGCCCGAAGCTCACACTCTCGATGAGTTTGCTCAGTGGTTAGCCACCCAAGCCGGTGGTCGATGGACGATCGGGGAACAAATGACAAGTATGAAGCATGCCGTTACCAGGTACCGGATCACGTTGCATGTCCATCATGCAACTCGTCGGGGCTCGCGCCCGCCCGCGCCTTGGTCATTCCATTCTGCCGATGAACTGAAACACCTCCCGATGAGCACGACAGGTCGCCGACTGCTTGACCGCCTGACGAAGCAAAACCTGATCACTCCCTCAAACTAA